A genomic segment from Malus domestica chromosome 05, GDT2T_hap1 encodes:
- the LOC114824986 gene encoding berberine bridge enzyme-like 21, translated as MRDAMPRILKLLISLVFLQASASWAASDSVYDSFLQCLKTKTNSANTSQLSNIVYARNNPSYTPVLQAYIRNSRFNKTSTPKPLLIVTPLTESHVQASVLCAKLAGLQLKIRSGGHDYEGISYWSSQKFIVLDMFNLRSIKVDIKDNSVWAQSGTTLGELYYRIWEQSKVHAFPAGICQLVGVGGHISGGGYGNLLRKYGLAVDNVLDAQIVNAKGELLDRKSMGEDLFWAIKGGGGGSFGVIISYKLKLVSVPEVVTIFRVEKTLEQNATALVSRWQEVAPTTDDGLFLRLLLQPVSSKVKKGEKTIRASVLAEFLGNADQLVKLLGEEFPELGLKKENCTEMSWIESVLWWANFDIGTSPKALLDRMPNDANFLKRKSDYVQTPISKDGLEWLWKKMIELGKTGLVFNPYGGEMSRIAPSETPFPHRAGNLYKIQYSVNWEDAGEDLEKNYTTQSKRLFSYMTPFVSKNPRSAFLNYRDLDIGATSTGAPTYEEGKVYGVKYFNDNFDRLVKVKTAVDPENFFYNEQSIPILPRKESESIGS; from the coding sequence ATGAGAGACGCAATGCCGAGGATTCTTAAACTTCTTATTTCGCTTGTCTTTCTTCAAGCTTCTGCTTCATGGGCAGCTTCGGATTCTGTCTATGACAGCTTCCTCCAATgcctaaaaaccaaaacaaactcAGCCAACACATCCCAATTATCCAACATAGTCTATGCCCGAAACAACCCTTCATATACACCAGTTTTACAAGCCTACATCAGAAACTCCAGGTTCAACAAAACCTCCACCCCAAAACCACTCCTCATTGTCACACCCTTAACTGAATCCCATGTCCAGGCCTCCGTCCTCTGCGCCAAGCTCGCCGGTTTACAGCTCAAAATCCGAAGCGGCGGGCACGATTATGAGGGCATTTCTTACTGGTCTAGCCAGAAATTTATTGTTCTTGACATGTTTAATCTCAGGTCGATCAAGGTGGACATTAAGGACAACTCCGTTTGGGCTCAGTCCGGCACTACGCTCGGAGAGTTGTACTATAGGATTTGGGAGCAGAGTAAAGTCCATGCCTTTCCGGCGGGGATTTGCCAACTGGTTGGTGTTGGTGGGCACATAAGTGGTGGCGGATATGGTAACTTGTTGAGGAAGTATGGTCTTGCTGTTGATAATGTCCTTGATGCTCAGATTGTCAATGCCAAAGGCGAACTTCTCGACCGAAAATCGATGGGGGAGGACTTGTTTTGGGCTATTaaaggaggaggtggaggaagcTTTGGTGTCATTATTTCGTACAAGTTGAAATTGGTTTCTGTCCCGGAAGTTGTTACAATTTTTCGGGTTGAGAAAACGTTGGAGCAGAATGCAACCGCCCTCGTTTCTCGGTGGCAGGAGGTGGCGCCGACGACGGATGATGGGCTGTTTTTGAGGCTGTTGTTGCAGCCTGTGAGTTCTAAAGTGAAGAAGGGGGAAAAGACTATTAGAGCCTCAGTTTTGGCCGAGTTTTTAGGCAATGCTGATCAGCTTGTGAAATTGTTGGGTGAGGAGTTTCCTGAATTGGGGTTGAAGAAGGAGAATTGTACTGAGATGAGCTGGATTGAATCCGTCCTCTGGTGGGCGAATTTCGACATTGGAACCTCTCCCAAGGCGTTGCTTGACAGAATGCCAAACGATGCAAATTTCTTGAAGAGGAAGTCTGATTATGTCCAAACCCCGATTTCAAAGGACGGGTTGGAGTGGCTATGGAAAAAAATGATCGAGCTAGGGAAAACAGGACTTGTTTTCAATCCGTATGGTGGGGAAATGAGCCGGATTGCACCATCCGAGACGCCTTTTCCCCACCGTGCCGGAAACTTGTACAAAATTCAGTACTCGGTGAACTGGGAGGATGCAGGGGAAGACTTGGAGAAGAACTACACCACACAAAGCAAGAGGCTTTTCAGTTACATGACCCCATTTGTGTCAAAGAATCCAAGAAGTGCTTTTCTGAACTATAGAGACCTTGACATTGGTGCTACTTCAACTGGGGCTCCTACTTATGAAGAAGGAAAGGTTTATGGAGTGAAGTATTTCAATGACAATTTCGATAGGCTGGTGAAGGTGAAGACCGCCGTCGATCCAGAAAATTTCTTCTACAACGAGCAAAGCATCCCAATCCTTCCAAGAAAAGAATCGGAGAGCATAGGAAGTTGA